CATCTTGGCGTATTCGGCCAGGATGTAATCGTCGTTGTAAATGTCGGCGACCAAATACGTCCCGCGCTCTTTCATCATCCGGATGCCTTCTTCGTCAATGAAGCTGCCGTGTTCGATGGAGGCGACACCGGCGCGGGTGGCGCGTTTGATGCCTTCGGCACCGTGGGCGTGGGCGGCGACTTTGCGGCCCCACATTTTGGCCTCTTCGACGACGGCGTTCATTTCTTCCTGCGAGTATTGCGGCGCGCCGACCGCTTCTTCTTCAGACAGGACGCCGGCCGTCGCCAGCATCTTGATGACATCGGCGCCGTATTTGATGTTGGTGCGAATCTGTTTGCGCAATTCATCAACGCCGTCTACGACGCGGTCGAGGCCGTTGAATTTCAGATAAGGCGAGAAGCCATTCAGGTCGCCGTGTCCGCCGGTTGAACTCAGCGCCAGTGTCGCCACTTGCATGCGCGGCCCCGGCACCTTGCCCGCGTTGATGGCGTTGCGCAGCGCCACGTCAATGTATTCGCTCGCGCCCACGTCACGAATCGTAGTGAAACCGGCTTCGAGCGTGCGTTTGGCGTAAATGTGCGCGGTGATGGCGACATCAATCGGGCTTTTGCGGAAGAGGTCTTCATAAAAGTTTTCCGGCTGCCCCGTCACGTGCGTGTGACAATCAATCAGGCCCGGCAGCACAAACTTGTCTTTCAGATCAATGACCTCCGCTCCGGCAGGCACTGTGACGTTTGGCCCCACGGCAGTGACCTTGTCGTCTTCGATCAAAATGAACGCGTTGTTGATGACGCCGCCGGTTTTGGAATCGAAGAGCCGTCCCGCCTTGATGGCGATGCGTTTGGGCGAAGGCTTTTGTTCTTGTGCGCTGACGCCGAACAACGAAAGCGCGGTGAGCGCGAGAGCAAAGAGGGTCTTTTTCATAGTGGTGGTAGAAAGCAGACTGTTTTTTGAGAATATGGAGCAAACGGAAATAACGGCACAGGCGGAACGTCGCTGAACTCTTTCAGCCTTTCCGTTTGTCCCATTATTTCCGTTTGTTCCGTATGCTCTTTCCTTGCTGGTAGTGCGTTAAGCCGATGGTTTCAGGCTATTCAAAAGTCCTCGCACATAGCCGGCGGATTCGGCCAAGCCCGCCAGCGGGTCTTTGCTGTCCTTTTCGTACTCGAACCCGGCCAGTCCTTGATAGTTGATCTTGAGCAACGCCGAGAGGATGGCTTTGGTATTGAGAATGCCGCGCCCTTGTTCAATCGGCGACGGCTTCGACAACGTCGAGATGTCTTTGAAGTGCAAATCGTAGAGCCGGTCTTTGCATTTGAG
This sequence is a window from Acidobacteriota bacterium. Protein-coding genes within it:
- a CDS encoding amidohydrolase family protein — protein: MKKTLFALALTALSLFGVSAQEQKPSPKRIAIKAGRLFDSKTGGVINNAFILIEDDKVTAVGPNVTVPAGAEVIDLKDKFVLPGLIDCHTHVTGQPENFYEDLFRKSPIDVAITAHIYAKRTLEAGFTTIRDVGASEYIDVALRNAINAGKVPGPRMQVATLALSSTGGHGDLNGFSPYLKFNGLDRVVDGVDELRKQIRTNIKYGADVIKMLATAGVLSEEEAVGAPQYSQEEMNAVVEEAKMWGRKVAAHAHGAEGIKRATRAGVASIEHGSFIDEEGIRMMKERGTYLVADIYNDDYILAEYAKMGYPEKIIEKERMVGRLQRENFQKAALAGVKIAYGTDSGVYPHGWNGKQFAHMVKWGLTPVQALQSATTSATDLLGWNNKVGVIAAGAFADIIAVDGDPLKDVTELERVKFVMKGGTVYRK